In the genome of Pichia kudriavzevii chromosome 4, complete sequence, one region contains:
- a CDS encoding uncharacterized protein (PKUD0D06520; similar to Saccharomyces cerevisiae YJL127C-B; ancestral locus Anc_1.226), with amino-acid sequence MAEPNVFQSLRHVFMSYRTEEEERAYSRQAFFNFIGFVTVSIGFSFVATKIL; translated from the coding sequence ATGGCGGAGCCCAATGTCTTTCAGAGTCTTCGACATGTGTTTATGTCGTACCGGacagaagaggaggaaagaGCATACTCCCGGCAGGCgtttttcaacttcattgGGTTTGTGACTGTATCCATTGGGTTTTCATTTGTGGCAACCAAGATATTGTGA
- a CDS encoding uncharacterized protein (PKUD0D06530; similar to Saccharomyces cerevisiae YJL133W (MRS3) and YKR052C (MRS4); ancestral locus Anc_1.219), with the protein MSQTLEIDYEALPDNSPLLSQLMAGAFAGIMEHTIMFPIDSIKTRMQTLKIKHNEGILASFSKISATEGSLALWRGVSSVVLGAGPAHAIYYMVFESTKTALCNRLVLKDPAANINNINEVSNFIVTSEKHPLIASVSGVAATVTSDALMTPFDVIKQRMQINNSNSSIKSFFNSTSYIYRNEGLRAFFISYPTTLILSIPFAALNFGIYEFASDKLNPNQHYNPMVHCVSGGISGAFAAAITTPLDCIKTVLQTKSIPNATSMYTAAQGLYRQGGYNAFLRGLRPRVVFNVPATAISWTAYEMAKAYLL; encoded by the coding sequence ATGTCCCAAACGCTCGAAATCGACTACGAGGCCCTTCCAGACAACTCCCCGCTGCTCTCCCAGCTCATGGCCGGTGCATTTGCAGGAATCATGGAACATACAATCATGTTCCCCATAGATTCCATTAAAACTAGAATGCAGACcctcaaaatcaaacacaATGAGGGAATCTTGGCCTCGTTTAGCAAGATCAGCGCAACAGAAGGTTCATTGGCTCTATGGAGAGGCGTTTCTTCTGTTGTCTTAGGTGCTGGCCCGGCTCATGCCATCTATTACATGGTGTTTGAATCCACGAAAACAGCTTTATGTAATAGACTCGTTCTAAAAGATCCAGCTGctaatatcaacaacatcaacgaAGTGTCGAATTTCATCGTCACAAGCGAAAAACATCCCTTGATTGCCAGCGTATCCGGTGTTGCAGCAACAGTCACCTCTGACGCATTGATGACCCCCTTTGACGTCATTAAACAACGAATGCAAATCAATAACTCAAACTCGTCAATCAAGTCCTTCTTTAACTCAACGTCCTATATTTATAGAAACGAAGGCCTAAGGGCATTCTTCATTAGCTATCCAACAACGTTGATCTTGAGCATACCGTTTGCTGCCTTGAATTTCGGCATCTACGAGTTTGCCTCGGACAAACTCAACCCTAACCAGCATTATAATCCCATGGTCCATTGTGTCTCTGGAGGTATCTCTGGTGCCTTTGCAGCAGCAATCACAACGCCCCTGGACTGTATCAAAACAGTCTTACAGACAAAGAGCATCCCCAATGCAACTTCCATGTACACTGCGGCCCAGGGCCTATATAGACAGGGCGGATACAATGCATTTCTTAGAGGCTTGAGACCAAGGGTGGTATTCAATGTCCCTGCAACTGCAATCAGTTGGACGGCATATGAAATGGCAAAGGCTTATCTATTGTAA
- a CDS encoding uncharacterized protein (PKUD0D06540; similar to Saccharomyces cerevisiae YJL131C (AIM23); ancestral locus Anc_1.222), producing MFSRPVVRIVLKQSRAICKATPLLNEGSVNDLKSLFFKETEKKPATRDKVNHFSPTDRVSAPNYRRKQVQEKKNDGMNKERRGKKEFNGKQGFEKKDKKYRKEKYDKKEDLLAFMETGNDRDKAAAKRVLSEALQANKGGLVQLIREGGAEIVKVYNAFKGLKLSEQGVIIVGNKRIKEEDTDKHGLQVGDKLLILKVVDRIQAIKQYGDYLSEQVVDKLKMSGSSILRKQNKDKKDGGRGKEVKVVQIGWGISGNDLAGQKKFEIENHLKKGHDVDIIFDDKEQLDKDNYATANSGPSEGSEQWQELQKRRRRELSDVERAVREKVIGKVGEILEGIERLPSTHVDGRRGYLESRTVIHVKGLLKKDENSKKAAKEAKAREKAEKAEKNRMRRLERERLEREQLKELTL from the coding sequence ATGTTCTCTCGACCCGTCGTAAGGATTGTCCTGAAACAGAGCCGGGCAATTTGTAAAGCGACACCCCTATTAAACGAAGGAAGCGTGAATGATCTCaaatctttgtttttcaaggaGACAGAGAAGAAGCCCGCCACAAGGGACAAGGTTAACCACTTCTCTCCCACCGATCGAGTGTCTGCTCCGAATTACAGGAGGAAACAAGTGcaggagaagaagaatgaCGGAATGAACAAGGAAAGGagaggaaagaaagagTTCAATGGTAAGCAAGGGTTTgagaagaaggacaagaagTATCGGAAGGAGAAATACGACAAGAAGGAGGATCTATTAGCTTTTATGGAGACGGGAAACGACAGAGACAAGGCTGCTGCAAAGCGGGTCCTATCGGAAGCGTTGCAAGCCAACAAGGGCGGGCTAGTCCAGTTGATCCGTGAAGGTGGTGCCGAAATTGTGAAGGTTTACAATGCCTTCAAGGGCTTAAAGTTGAGCGAGCAGGGTGTCATTATTGTTGGAAACAAGAGGATCAAGGAGGAGGACACCGACAAGCATGGACTACAAGTTGGCGACAAGTTACTCATTTTAAAGGTTGTTGATCGTATCCAAGCGATAAAGCAATATGGCGACTACCTCAGTGAGCAAGTTGTTGACAAACTGAAGATGAGTGGCAGCAGTATCTTGAGGAAGCAAAATAAGGACAAAAAGGACGGTGGCCGTGGTAAGGAAGTGAAGGTTGTGCAGATTGGGTGGGGGATCAGTGGCAACGATCTTGCTGGCCAGAAGAAGTTTGAGATTGAGAACCACTTGAAAAAGGGGCACGATGTAGATATTATTTTCGATGATAAGGAGCAACTAGATAAGGACAACTATGCGACTGCGAACAGCGGCCCCTCTGAGGGGAGTGAACAGTGGCAGGAGCTGCAGAAGAGGCGGCGGCGGGAATTGAGTGACGTTGAGCGTGCTGTTAGAGAGAAGGTGATTGGGAAGGTGGGAGAGATACTGGAAGGCATCGAGAGGCTTCCCTCCACGCATGTTGATGGACGGAGAGGGTATTTAGAGAGCCGGACGGTGATCCATGTGAAGGGGCTCTTGAAGAAGGACGAGAACAGCAAGAAGGCAGCCAAGGAGGCCAAGGCTAGAGAGAAGGCAGAGAAGGCAGAGAAGAACCGGATGAGACGTCTCGAACGAGAGCGTCTGGAGCGAGAGCAGCTTAAGGAGCTGACCCTGTAA
- a CDS encoding uncharacterized protein (PKUD0D06550; similar to Saccharomyces cerevisiae YER069W (ARG5,6); ancestral locus Anc_7.251), with protein sequence MPLVNLLNGKTKNVSKSLFALVAYRPTAKVSSGTLLSHKNILTKPLTRNYSTRSTVIQLLNNIGSKREVQQYLKYFTSVSQQQFAVIKVGGAIITQQLPQLASCLAFLYHLGLYPIVLHGTGPQINEILENEGIEPDYIDGIRITDEKTMGVVRKCFLEQNLKLVTALEKMGVKARPITGGVFNADYLDKQKYKLVGQIHSINKAPIEASIKAGALPILTSLAETSSGQLLNVNADIAAGMIAREFKPLKIVYLNEKGGIINGNTGAKISVINLDEEYEELLKESWVKYGTKLKIKEIRDLLMHLPRSSSVAIINVDDLQKELFTDSGAGTLIRRGYKLTAYDDLSQVNTTLLKKNLSDEVADVEEYLAGLTPGSFRLYADEPMEVLAIVKKDGTVPKLDKLVVSKSGWLNNVTDNIFKLLEKDFPSLYWIIPETDENMTWHFSKSQGSYSKPGQILFWYGINDLNVSSSLITQFVGPNASGISTGNAFSQAQKRSFHTSRTTFGSKKVALIGARGYTGQNLVSLLNRHGDLDIGYVSSRELAGKKLQGYEKKEIIYSNLSTDNIKEIETNGEVDMWIMALPNNVCKPFVEAIESVKGKGKIIDLSADYRFDTTGKWAYGLPELKGRESIIVADRISNPGCYATCAQLALAPLKEYVSERSKPSVFGVSGYSGAGTKPSKKNDPEFLKDNLIPYSLTDHIHEREIGFQTGTEVAFMPHVGSWFQGIAMTTSIPLKENHGLTPERVEEIFQSYYNGEKLVKVVGGEPPLVRDVSGKHGCYIGGFQLNKAGTRLVVVSCLDNLLKGASTQCLQNMNLALGYDEHEAIPQF encoded by the coding sequence ATGCCATTAGTGAACCTACTGAATGGTAAGACCAAGAACGTTAGCAAGTCGTTATTTGCCTTAGTTGCATATAGACCAACTGCTAAAGTTTCAAGTGGAACTCTTCTTTCTCACAAAAATATTCTTACAAAACCACTGACTAGAAACTACTCCACAAGATCCACCGTTATTCAGCTCTTGAATAACATTGGCTCTAAAAGAGAAGTCCAGCAATATCTTAAATACTTTACATCGGTCTCGCAACAACAGTTTGCTGTCATCAAAGTTGGAGGCGCTATTATCACACAACAGTTACCCCAACTAGCTTCGTGTCTTGCATTCCTTTACCATTTAGGGCTTTACCCTATTGTTCTACATGGTACTGGTCCTcaaatcaatgaaattcTGGAAAACGAAGGTATAGAGCCTGACTATATTGACGGGATCAGAATAACCGATGAAAAAACAATGGGTGTTGTTAGAAAATGCTTCCTTGAACAGAATCTCAAGCTTGTCACTGCATTAGAGAAGATGGGTGTCAAGGCAAGACCGATTACCGGCGGTGTGTTCAATGCAGATTATCTGGACAAGCAGAAATATAAATTGGTTGGTCAGATCCATTCCATTAACAAGGCACCTATTGAAGCATCCATCAAAGCTGGCGCGTTACCTATTCTAACCTCCTTAGCAGAAACCTCGTCAGGCCAACTATTGAATGTCAATGCCGATATTGCTGCAGGTATGATTGCTAGAGAATTCAAACCGTTGAAGATAGTTTATCTAAATGAAAAGGGTGGAATCATCAATGGTAACACCGGTGCTAAAATTTCTGTCATCAATTTGGATGAAGAATATGAGGAGTTGTTGAAAGAGTCATGGGTTAAGTATGGTACTAAGTTGaagatcaaagaaatccGTGACTTGCTAATGCATTTACCACGTTCATCATCAGTTGCAATTATCAATGTGGATGATTTACAGAAAGAATTATTTACGGATTCCGGTGCAGGTACCTTGATTCGTCGTGGCTATAAATTGACTGCGTATGATGATCTAAGCCAGGTAAACACAactttgttgaagaaaaacctATCCGACGAAGTTgctgatgttgaagaatatttGGCTGGATTGACTCCAGGATCTTTCCGTTTATATGCAGATGAACCTATGGAGGTACTTGCAATTGTAAAGAAAGATGGTACCGTTCCGAAATTAGACAAGCTAGTGGTCTCTAAATCAGGGTGGTTAAACAATGTAACCGATAATATTTTTAAGTTATTGGAAAAAGACTTTCCTAGTCTCTACTGGATCATCCCGGAAACGGACGAAAACATGACATGGCATTTCAGCAAGTCCCAAGGTTCGTACAGTAAACCCGGACAAATTCTATTTTGGTATGGCATTAATGATTTAAATGTTTCCAGTAGTTTGATAACTCAATTTGTTGGTCCAAATGCCTCTGGTATTTCGACCGGTAATGCATTCTCACAAGCCCAAAAACGTTCATTCCACACTTCCAGAACAACTTTTGGTTCCAAGAAGGTCGCATTGATTGGCGCCAGAGGTTATACTGGCCAAAatcttgtttctctcttgAACAGACACGGAGACTTGGATATCGGTTATGTTTCTTCTCGTGAGCTTGCAGGAAAGAAATTGCAGGGAtatgaaaagaaggagattATTTATTCGAACCTTTCAACTGACAACATCAAGGAGATTGAAACAAATGGGGAAGTCGACATGTGGATTATGGCTCTTCCAAATAACGTTTGCAAGCCTTTTGTTGAAGCTATTGAATCTGTCAagggaaaaggaaaaatcattgatttaAGTGCAGACTATAGATTCGATACCACGGGTAAGTGGGCTTATGGACTGCCAGAACTAAAAGGTAGAGAAAGTATTATTGTAGCAGATAGAATCTCCAATCCAGGATGTTACGCTACATGCGCACAACTTGCTCTTGCACCTCTAAAGGAATACGTAAGTGAACGCTCCAAACCAAGTGTGTTTGGTGTGAGTGGATACTCCGGAGCGGGCACAAAaccttcaaagaagaacGACCCTGAGTTTTTAAAGGATAATCTCATACCCTATTCATTGACTGACCACATTCACGAGAGAGAGATTGGATTCCAAACGGGAACAGAAGTTGCATTTATGCCACATGTTGGATCATGGTTTCAAGGTATTGCAATGACTACCAGTATCCCACTAAAGGAAAACCACGGTTTAACTCCAGAAAGAGTCGAagagatttttcaaagttattACAACGGTGAAAAGCTGGTTAAAGTCGTTGGAGGCGAGCCTCCATTAGTCCGTGACGTTAGTGGTAAACACGGTTGCTATATCGGCGGTTTCCAGTTGAACAAAGCAGGTACTCGTTTAGTTGTAGTATCATGCCTTGATAACCTTCTTAAGGGTGCCAGTACCCAATGTTTACAAAACATGAACTTGGCACTAGGATACGATGAACACGAAGCAATTCCGCAGTTCTAG
- a CDS encoding uncharacterized protein (PKUD0D06560; similar to Saccharomyces cerevisiae YGL242C; ancestral locus Anc_3.565), which produces MSEGASPSEQILEAARRNNTDLLEEVLSKFAETPQKAIDLINNAKDSSGNGALHLAAKLGHYEVMDQLLDIDGVDVNIQAQSNGNTPLHYAASFSFNDPQYGLFIINELINCGADPSIRNKENLKPIDIIGSSNEEIKEALESAEYATGIDLNVEDIPEEEEEEEEEEEEEDDEDEQEEGGEGK; this is translated from the coding sequence ATGAGTGAGGGAGCATCACCATCAGAACAAATACTCGAAGCAGCACGTAGAAATAACACCGACCTTTTAGAGGAGGTACTTTCTAAATTTGCCGAGACACCACAGAAGgcaattgatttgatcaacaatGCCAAAGACTCATCAGGTAATGGAGCGTTGCATTTGGCTGCTAAATTAGGACATTACGAGGTGATGGACCAGCTGCTGGATATTGATGGAGTTGATGTCAATATACAAGCACAGTCCAATGGAAATACACCTCTTCATTACGCTGcgtcattttcattcaacGACCCTCAATACGGCCTTTTCATTATTAACGAGTTGATCAATTGCGGCGCCGATCCATCTATCCGCAACAAGGAGAACTTGAAACCAATAGATATCATTGGCAGTTCCAACGAAGAGATCAAGGAGGCGTTAGAATCGGCAGAATATGCAACGGGAATTGATTTGAACGTGGAAGATATacctgaagaagaagaagaagaagaagaagaagaagaagaagaagacgacGAGGACGAGCAGGAGgaaggaggagaaggaaaatga
- a CDS encoding uncharacterized protein (PKUD0D06570; Pfam Domains: Zn_clus(6.3e-11)) — protein MLRLVRQVPMQGGRAPRNTKVKPRSRLGCDNCKKLKTKCDETKPSCLKCSKRGIDCVYSLEMVFQNPKMGHRKPKRLSKSPVSNKRSSLGASESAPLEKSVEKCLLLPFNMPSFIPSSEIPILPLPENLLDHPYFREAFDFYRHFTAHFVVAAKPQLYPWNPLHTIVPELARDNKNLLDLLVSHALTHRSLVLTDENYNPHLIELLVTRGMYNLISTVGSARNEVTCISALMLCTQRIFSVADTDKYREIIEIAHTSYMAYIENDLDITRNDTGQYVLHEKKNCLAYFLRNWIGYFEIIGLMMYMAPNRANTFFREKLVYEQFELRNDSKIDLFLGFNIDFLLIFDRLIPILKEADKTNDHISSDVLAKALEWEHELRAQYQQFRSTPAKPTDPTESDDILNATNEVFYNTGLLQLYRRVYKIPRNSKIVQNMVTKIYKRFKHVIESASSAENCAILPLFVAACESIEKEHRNFFYERFKIQFLGGNFPTGDVLKILVETWNTGDPWIKSAERVAGENGFFLI, from the coding sequence ATGCTTCGTTTGGTGAGACAAGTTCCCATGCAGGGTGGAAGAGCACCCAGAAATACAAAGGTGAAACCAAGAAGTAGGCTAGGATGCGATAACTgtaaaaaattgaaaacaaagtGTGATGAAACAAAGCCTTCATGTTTGAAATGTTCCAAACGTGGAATCGATTGTGTCTATTCATTAGAAATGGTTTTCCAGAACCCTAAAATGGGGCATAGAAAGCCAAAGAGATTGTCCAAGTCACCTgtttcaaacaaaagaagtAGCTTGGGAGCTTCAGAATCTGCACCACTGGAAAAGAGCGTTGAAAAGTGTCTCTTGTTACCATTTAATATGCCTTCGTTTATTCCCTCCAGTGAAATACCAATACTTCCTCTTCCGGAGAACTTGCTAGATCACCCTTACTTTAGAGAAGCTTTTGACTTTTACAGGCATTTTACAGCCcattttgttgttgctgcaaAACCGCAGCTTTATCCCTGGAACCCACTACACACGATTGTTCCAGAACTAGCAAGAGATAACAAAAACTTACTGGACCTCTTGGTTTCACATGCACTAACACATCGAAGTCTAGTTCTCACTGATGAAAATTACAATCCTCATTTAATTGAGCTATTAGTTACTAGAGGTATGTACAACTTGATATCTACGGTCGGCTCAGCTAGGAATGAGGTAACCTGTATATCGGCGTTGATGTTGTGCACCCAAAGGATTTTCTCAGTGGCAGATACAGATAAGTACCGTGAGATTATTGAAATAGCCCATACCAGCTATATGGCgtatattgaaaatgaccTTGATATCACTAGAAACGACACAGGCCAATATGTTCTCcatgagaaaaaaaactgtttGGCATACTTTCTAAGAAACTGGATTGGGtactttgaaattatcGGTTTGATGATGTATATGGCACCCAATCGTGCCAACACATTTTTCCGGGAAAAATTGGTATATGAACAATTTGAATTGCGTAATGATTCTAAAATAGACCTCTTCTTAGGTTTCAACATTGATTTTCTACTGATTTTTGATAGATTGATTCCAATCCTAAAGGAGGCAGACAAGACGAACGATCATATTTCGTCTGATGTTCTTGCAAAGGCTTTAGAGTGGGAACATGAGCTTAGGGCGCAGTATCAACAGTTCAGATCAACGCCGGCTAAACCGACCGATCCAACTGAGTCGGATGATATCCTAAACGCTACAAACGAAGTTTTTTATAATACCGGGCTATTGCAACTTTATCGCCGGGTTTACAAAATACCTAGAAATAGTAAGATAGTACAAAATATGGTCACAAAGATTTACAAAAGATTTAAGCATGTCATTGAATCTGCTTCAAGTGCAGAAAACTGTGCAATTTTGCCACTTTTTGTAGCAGCTTGTGAGTCGATCGAAAAGGAACATaggaattttttttatgaaAGATTTAAAATCCAATTTTTGGGTGGAAACTTCCCGACGGGTGATGTACTAAAAATTTTGGTGGAAACATGGAATACAGGCGACCCATGGATCAAATCTGCAGAGAGAGTAGCAGGTGAAAATGGCTTTTTTCTAATATAG
- a CDS encoding uncharacterized protein (PKUD0D06572; Pfam Domains: MFS_1(5e-12)) translates to MQIKYNVIPFLSTTQVAFGIRLYTLLLGHMSITCTVQKVIANAMLGRSLYNQSMQKGSFETTTEEIQILEKDISIIKTGDVVLSQKICIINEAIDELGFTWFHFKLFCIARFGYSVDSQMAMIQSGVKSYVDGQMRGGGYPVATEIFYADLIIGSIMFGFGADLIGRKLAFNLSLLLNSTFGFFTGGTSSYAMYCIFLFLSTLAAGGNLATDVAVFLEFLPSKYQYLNTTMAAWWGVGQTIANLIAWRFLPSYSCDDPTSPDCTSRLNRGWRYCWYVNSGIVMGAALIRLVYLQLGETPKFLVSTGRDQEAVNELQTIAAKYNRPCSLTVENLEACGTIQDTYFDPSKISDFKTGLTELCYSTKMNIKVLFCDKLVIRSTILIITSWVFIGISYSVFYNFLYIYIASHGGDTGSSPYITYRNSTIANFVGIFGPIFGGVLILIPRMGRRGTMVFGALSTMAILFGYTTVRTPAGDAGFSSATYFFMNVYYACLYAYTPEVFPTKARGTGVALCLVGDRIAGAFAPVVYWYGEQTGTSVPIWVCGGIIGSLSVLALAMPFEPSRDKTA, encoded by the coding sequence ATGCAAATTAAATATAATGTTATCCCATTTTTAAGTACCACCCAAGTAGCATTTGGTATCCGGCTATACACGCTACTGCTGGGACATATGTCGATTACTTGTACCGTCCAAAAGGTAATTGCAAATGCTATGCTTGGAAGATCGTTATACAATCAAAGCATGCAGAAAGGATCATTTGAGACTACCACAGAGGAAATTCAAATCTTAGAGAAAGACATTTCAATAATCAAAACTGGCGATGTCGTATTAAGTCAAAAAATATGCATTATCAACGAAGCCATCGACGAACTAGGATTTACCTGGTTTCATTTCAAGTTATTCTGTATTGCCAGGTTTGGTTATTCGGTAGATTCTCAAATGGCAATGATCCAATCGGGAGTAAAAAGTTATGTTGATGGTCAAATGAGAGGCGGTGGATATCCCGTTGCAACAGAGATATTCTATGCAGATTTAATCATTGGTTCCATCatgtttggttttggtgCAGATCTAATTGGCCGTAAGCTAGCATTCAACCTATCACTATTACTTAATTCGAcatttggatttttcacTGGTGGAACATCGAGTTATGCAATGTACTGCATCTTCCTATTCCTGTCAACCCTTGCAGCAGGTGGAAACTTGGCAACCGACGTTGCAGTGTTTCTTGAATTCTTACCATCcaaatatcaatatttgAACACCACGATGGCAGCATGGTGGGGTGTGGGACAGACAATTGCAAACCTCATTGCATGGCGGTTCCTACCATCGTACTCGTGCGACGATCCTACGAGTCCAGATTGCACATCACGTCTGAATCGTGGGTGGAGGTACTGTTGGTATGTGAACTCAGGTATAGTGATGGGTGCAGCACTCATTCGTCTAGTCTACTTACAACTTGGAGAAACTCCCAAGTTTCTAGTCTCTACAGGTAGAGACCAGGAAGCAGTTAATGAACTCCAGACAATTGCGGCTAAATACAACCGTCCATGTTCACTGACGGTGGAAAACCTAGAAGCATGTGGTACAATTCAAGACACGTATTTTGATCCCTCCAAAATATCAGACTTCAAAACTGGTTTGACAGAGCTATGTTATTCTACTAAAATGAATATAAAAGTTCTCTTCTGTGATAAATTAGTTATCAGATCCACTATTTTGATCATCACATCTTGGGTGTTTATTGGAATCTCCTATTCGGTTTTTTACAATTTCCTCTACATCTATATTGCATCACATGGTGGAGACACCGGTTCATCACCATACATCACGTATAGAAACTCCACCATTGCCAATTTTGTCGGTATCTTTGGTCCGATATTCGGAGGAGTGCTTATTCTAATACCAAGAATGGGGAGGAGAGGTACCATGGTCTTCGGCGCTTTATCCACCATGGCAATCCTCTTTGGATACACCACGGTCAGGACGCCTGCTGGAGATGCCGGGTTCAGCAGCGCAACGTATTTCTTTATGAATGTGTACTATGCATGTCTATACGCATACACACCAGAAGTGTTCCCCACCAAGGCCAGGGGTACAGGTGTTGCTTTGTGTTTAGTTGGCGATCGGATTGCTGGAGCATTTGCACCTGTTGTGTATTGGTACGGAGAACAAACAGGAACATCTGTTCCTATCTGGGTGTGTGGTGGAATCATTGGTTCGTTGTCCGTCCTTGCGTTGGCAATGCCTTTTGAACCAAGCAGAGACAAAACTGCTTAG
- a CDS encoding uncharacterized protein (PKUD0D06574; Pfam Domains: MFS_1(4.2e-14)) → MSEEKVSYDETKNDITSSTDTELGSPNIEEDLTAVENGDLNLSNKISLINDAIDEIGFTWFHFKLFCVAGFGYSVDSQMMIVQSSVKSYVDGQMKGGGYPIATEIFYAGLLTGSIVFGFGADLIGRKLAFNMSLLLSSAFGFFIGGTSSYAMYCIFLFLSTLAAGGNLATDVAVFLEFLPSKYQYLNTTMAAWWGVGQTIANLIAWRFLPSYSCDDPTSPDCTSRLNRGWRYCWYVNSGIVMGAALIRLVYLQLGETPKFLVSTGRDQEAVNELQTIAAKYNRSCSLSIEKLQECGEVGETYFDTEKVSDFKMGLKSIFKSTKSNCKILFSNKLVARSTSLIISSWLLMGVAYAVFYNFLYIYIASHGGDIGSTPYITYRNSTLANFVGIFGPIFGGLLIHIPRVGRRGTMVFGALASMAIFFGYTTVRTPSADAGFGCASYFFVNVYYGCLFAYTPEVFPTKARGTGVALCLVANRIGGSFAPVIYWYGQKSGTSVPIWVCGAVIGSLSLFTLAMPFEPSRQRTV, encoded by the coding sequence ATGtctgaagaaaaagtttcctatgatgaaacaaaaaatgatATAACGTCATCTACCGATACTGAACTAGGAAGCCCGAACATAGAGGAGGATTTGACAGCggttgaaaatggtgattTGAATTTAAGCAACAAGATCAGTCTTATCAACGATGCAATAGATGAGATTGGATTCACCTGGTTCcatttcaaattattcTGCGTTGCTGGTTTTGGGTATTCTGTAGACTCCCAGATGATGATAGTCCAGTCTTCTGTCAAAAGCTATGTCGACGGTCAGATGAAAGGTGGTGGTTATCCAATTGCCACAGAGATATTCTATGCCGGTTTGCTTACTGGGTCCATTGTTTTTGGGTTTGGTGCTGACTTGATAGGACGTAAATTGGCCTTCAATATGTCCTTATTGCTTTCATCTGCGTTTGGGTTTTTCATCGGCGGAACATCGAGTTATGCAATGTACTGCATCTTTCTATTCCTGTCAACCCTTGCAGCAGGTGGAAACTTGGCAACCGACGTTGCAGTGTTTCTTGAATTCTTACCATCcaaatatcaatatttgAACACCACGATGGCAGCATGGTGGGGTGTGGGACAGACAATTGCAAACCTCATTGCATGGCGGTTCCTACCATCGTACTCGTGCGACGATCCTACGAGTCCAGATTGCACATCACGTCTGAATCGTGGGTGGAGGTACTGTTGGTATGTGAACTCAGGTATAGTGATGGGTGCAGCACTCATTCGTCTAGTCTACTTACAACTTGGAGAAACTCCCAAGTTTCTAGTCTCTACAGGTAGAGACCAGGAAGCAGTTAATGAACTCCAGACAATTGCAGCAAAGTATAACCgttcttgttctttgtcAATAGAAAAACTACAAGAATGCGGTGAAGTAGGAGAAACATACTTTGACACAGAAAAGGTTTCTGATTTTAAAATGGGattaaaatcaatattcaaaagtACAAAGTCCAACTGCAAGATACTTTTCTCCAATAAACTAGTTGCTCGATCCACTTCATTGATTATATCTTCATGGCTTCTAATGGGTGTTGCATATGCTGTTTTTTATAACTTCTTATACATTTACATTGCTTCACACGGTGGTGACATTGGCTCAACTCCTTACATAACTTATCGGAATTCCACTTTAGCCAACTTTGTTGGTATCTTCGGTCCTATTTTTGGGGGATTACTAATTCACATACCAAGAGTTGGTAGAAGAGGTACCATGGTATTTGGAGCATTAGCATCAATGGCCATCTTCTTTGGCTACACTACAGTCAGAACCCCGTCAGCAGATGCTGGTTTTGGCTGTGCCAGCTACTTTTTTGTTAATGTATACTACGGTTGCTTATTTGCATATACTCCAGAAGTTTTCCCTACCAAGGCAAGAGGTACCGGTGTTGCTCTTTGTTTGGTTGCTAATCGTATTGGTGGTTCCTTTGCGCCTGTTATTTATTGGTATGGCCAAAAATCTGGAACGTCGGTTCCTATTTGGGTGTGTGGTGCTGTTATTGGCTCTCTATCTTTATTCACACTAGCAATGCCTTTTGAGCCTAGTAGGCAAAGAACTGTTTAG